A stretch of Rhododendron vialii isolate Sample 1 chromosome 4a, ASM3025357v1 DNA encodes these proteins:
- the LOC131323666 gene encoding G-type lectin S-receptor-like serine/threonine-protein kinase SD2-5 produces the protein MKNEETAITACFILFFVPHYFLSVCFGENLSPRHLASTLFPVQGSWYSGNPIQGSTWYTDNAVDYYGVILSSRNIHCRFTCTESCNNTNFFSVFLFAVGEYGMVWSANRDHPSKENATIAMTKYGDLMLRDSDGTKVWSTDTSGKSVMGMNIFFLWYIGNSMGMNITEVGNLVLFDNTGGIVWQSFDDPTDTLVEGQRLHEG, from the coding sequence atgaaaaacgaGGAAACGGCAATCACGGCCTGCTTCATCCTGTTTTTCGTTCCCCACTACTTCTTGTCTGTTTGCTTTGGCGAAAATCTGAGTCCAAGGCATCTGGCTTCAACGTTGTTTCCAGTGCAGGGTTCATGGTACTCCGGCAATCCAATTCAGGGTTCGACATGGTACACCGACAATGCAGTTGATTATTATGGTGTAATCTTGTCCTCCCGTAACATACATTGTAGATTCACCTGCACTGAAAGCTGCAACAACACTAACTTCTTCTCAGTCTTTCTTTTTGCTGTTGGAGAGTATGGCATGGTTTGGTCAGCAAACAGAGACCATCCTTCGAAGGAGAATGCCACAATAGCAATGACAAAATATGGAGATCTAATGCTACGAGATTCAGACGGCACAAAGGTGTGGTCGACTGATACATCAGGTAAGTCTGTGATGGGCATGAAtatcttttttctttggtaCATCGGAAATTCTATGGGGATGAATATCACTGAAGTAGGAAACTTGGTCCTTTTTGACAACACGGGAGGAATAGTTTGGCAGTCATTCGATGACCCTACCGATACATTAGTTGAGGGGCAGCGGCTACACGAGGGTTAA
- the LOC131323667 gene encoding putative wall-associated receptor kinase-like 16 codes for MILILFRLVFLCLLQVWSYENCSYAFMGEQDSFYFNNLSDFSDPNFGNRVPIVLDYAIGTQSCAVANNSNAYLCNPNNTLCTDNTDSGSGGYLCSCENGYEGNPYLSPGCTDIDECEDPNLNDCDGNATCINTPGNFSCSCNDHYFGDGRGDGRGCTRQASQISLILGLSFGFLSLLIGVTWIYFCINRRKLIKLREQFFQQNGGILMKQKISSIDGTRAESSKIFTVEELKKATNNYAENQIIGRGGYGVVYKGILPDQRIVAIKKSKVMDENQVEQFINELLIVTQVNHRNVVKLLGCCFESEVPELVYEYIPNGTLFEHIHKPLSWLTLEHRLRIATEAAGALSYLHSAASIPIIHRDVKSTNILLDANNVAKMADFGASRLVPLDQTRVATLVQGTLGYLDPEYFHTGQLNEKSDVYSFGVVLAELLTGKKPICPERSQEERNLATYFIVSMKENRLCQILEPHVEKEGTLEQLQAIAELVKRCLCVKSEERPTMKEVVVELESLRKYKKDPWGNQQSCEESESLLSSDEAPTNIYALSIGPSTGDISGHYSVGSSTTPPLGKSFY; via the exons atgatCC TCATTCTCTTCCGTCTTGTGTTCTTATGCTTGTTACAGGTTTGGTCATACGAAAACTGTAGCTATGCGTTTATGGGAGAGCAGGATAGCTTTTATTTCAACAATCTATCAGATTTTTCGGACCCCAATTTCGGGAACCGAGTACCCATAGTACTTGATTATGCGATTGGAACCCAAAGTTGTGCTGTAGCCAATAACTCAAATGCATATTTGTGCAACCCGAATAATACTTTGTGTACTGATAATACGGATAGTGGCTCTGGAGGATATCTTTGTAGCTGCGAAAATGGTTATGAGGGCAATCCTTATCTGAGTCCTGGATGCACAG ATATTGATGAATGCGAAGATCCCAACCTTAATGACTGTGATGGAAATGCAACTTGCATCAATACTCCAGGAAATTTTAGTTGCTCTTGTAATGATCATTACTTTGGCGATGGAAGAGGCGATGGACGTGGGTGCACTCGTCAGGCCTCACAAATCTCACTGATTCTAG GATTGAGCTTTGGTTTCTTGTCATTACTGATTGGTGTAACTTGGATATACTTCTGCATCAATAGAAGGAAGCTAATCAAACTAAGAGAGCAATTCTTCCAACAAAATGGTGGCATATtgatgaaacaaaaaatttcttcaatcGATGGAACAAGGGCAGAGTCATCAAAAATCTTTACAGTCGAAGAGCTAAAGAAAGCCACTAACAACTATGCTGAGAACCAAATAATTGGGCGTGGTGGATACGGTGTGGTTTACAAGGGAATTTTACCAGACCAACGCATAGTCGCCATCAAGAAGTCCAAAGTAATGGATGAGAACCAAGTAGAGCAGTTTATCAATGAGTTGTTGATAGTAACACAAGTTAACCATAGGAACGTTGTGAAACTCTTGGGGTGTTGTTTCGAATCAGAGGTTCCCGAGCTTGTTTATGAGTATATACCAAATGGCACGCTATTTGAACATATTCATAAGCCATTATCTTGGTTAACGTTGGAGCATCGATTGAGAATAGCTACAGAAGCAGCTGGTGCACTTTCCTACCTTCACTCTGCCGCATCTATTCCGATCATTCATAGAGATGTTAAGTCCACCAACATATTGTTAGATGCTAATAACGTGGCAAAAATGGCAGATTTTGGTGCTTCAAGATTAGTCCCCTTGGACCAAACTCGAGTGGCTACATTAGTACAAGGGACTTTAGGTTATTTGGATCCTGAGTACTTCCACACTGGCCAGTTAAACGAGAAGAGTGATGTTTATAGTTTCGGAGTGGTTCTAGCAGAATTACTAACTGGGAAAAAGCCTATTTGTCCTGAGAGGTCTCAAGAGGAAAGGAATTTGGCGACCTACTTCATTGTGTCAATGAAGGAAAATAGGTTGTGCCAAATTTTAGAGCCTCATGTGGAGAAGGAAGGGACCTTGGAGCAACTCCAAGCAATTGCGGAGCTTGTGAAGAGGTGTCTTTGTGTGAAAAGTGAAGAGAGGCCTACAATGAAAGAAGTGGTTGTGGAATTAGAAAGTTTAAGGAAGTATAAAAAGGATCCATGGGGAAATCAACAAAGTTGTGAAGAGAGTGAAAGTTTGCTGAGCAGTGACGAAGCACCAACAAACATTTACGCTTTATCAATAGGTCCTTCTACTGGTGACATATCTGGGCATTACAGTGTCGGTAGCAGCACGACACCTCCGCTTGGTAAGTCGTTCTACTAG